Proteins encoded in a region of the Bacillus methanolicus genome:
- a CDS encoding RsfA family transcriptional regulator yields MSTTRQDAWTQDEDLLLAEVVLRHIRDGGTQLQAFEEVGKRLSRTAAACGFRWNSIVRKQYKSGIELAKKQRKEQKNHASNLVVNNDKSIEKKDVISAAFKTFEQKEDLSFETVINYIKDLYEKAGKYTGEEENIAKYADKIKEMEKKMFYLAAENEKLAKELNAVKEDYRALIEIMERARKMVVLQEEDHQKKVKFQMDKNGNLERIEK; encoded by the coding sequence ATGTCAACAACTCGACAGGATGCTTGGACACAAGATGAAGATTTATTGCTTGCAGAGGTAGTATTGCGCCATATTCGAGACGGAGGAACCCAATTACAAGCTTTTGAAGAAGTAGGCAAGCGGCTGTCAAGAACGGCTGCAGCATGCGGATTTCGCTGGAACTCAATTGTAAGAAAACAATATAAATCAGGAATAGAACTGGCAAAAAAACAGCGAAAAGAACAGAAGAATCATGCTTCAAATTTAGTAGTGAATAATGATAAGAGTATTGAAAAAAAAGATGTAATCTCTGCTGCCTTTAAGACTTTTGAGCAAAAAGAAGATCTTTCGTTTGAGACTGTCATTAACTATATAAAAGATCTTTATGAAAAAGCCGGTAAATACACTGGCGAAGAAGAAAATATCGCGAAATATGCTGATAAAATTAAAGAAATGGAGAAAAAAATGTTTTATCTTGCTGCAGAAAATGAAAAATTGGCGAAAGAGTTAAATGCGGTTAAAGAAGATTACCGCGCCTTAATTGAAATCATGGAGCGTGCTAGAAAAATGGTTGTTCTGCAGGAAGAAGACCATCAGAAAAAAGTGAAATTTCAAATGGATAAGAATGGGAACTTAGAAAGAATTGAAAAATAA
- a CDS encoding acetyl-CoA carboxylase biotin carboxylase subunit: MQKIVIANRGEIASRVIRACHELGIDTIAVYSDADKDLPFVKEAKYAFRLGEPPVHKSYLNSDLILEIAKSEKADGIHPGYGFLSENADFARNVQEAGLTFIGPSPETIERMGDKIIARNTMEKAGVPVVPGSSEGLTTLEEACDFAESIGYPVMLKASAGGGGIGMVFCENEQVLAKSYESTKARAKTYFGSEKIFIEKYIQNARHIEVQIFGDVHGNIVHLFERDCSIQRRHQKVIEETPSPFLSKRTRKQLFATALKAAAAVHYVNAGTIEFIVDEEENFYFLEMNTRLQVEHPITEQITGLDLVKWQLLVARGEKLPLMQDVINRSGHAIQFRLYAEDPYTFMPSPGKITTFKWKELERVRIDNGYIEGSTVTPFYDPLIAKCIFYSNTREDVLKKAKEFFQNIEIEGIKTNIQLFMNIIDDSDFQNGTYTTKFLTEKKFAIK, translated from the coding sequence GTGCAAAAAATTGTCATTGCAAACAGGGGAGAAATTGCTTCAAGAGTAATCAGAGCTTGCCATGAACTTGGAATTGATACAATTGCTGTCTATTCGGACGCCGACAAAGATTTGCCATTTGTAAAAGAGGCAAAATATGCGTTCCGTCTAGGGGAGCCGCCTGTTCATAAATCGTATCTTAATAGCGATCTCATTCTTGAGATTGCGAAATCAGAAAAAGCGGACGGCATTCATCCGGGATATGGTTTTTTATCTGAGAATGCTGATTTTGCACGCAATGTTCAGGAAGCAGGGCTTACTTTCATTGGTCCATCTCCGGAAACGATTGAACGAATGGGTGATAAAATCATCGCACGAAATACGATGGAAAAAGCAGGGGTACCCGTTGTACCGGGGAGCAGCGAAGGATTAACAACACTTGAGGAGGCTTGTGATTTTGCCGAATCAATCGGTTACCCGGTTATGTTAAAGGCAAGCGCCGGCGGTGGCGGAATCGGTATGGTGTTTTGTGAAAATGAGCAGGTACTCGCTAAGTCGTATGAGTCAACGAAAGCACGAGCGAAAACATATTTTGGCTCAGAGAAAATTTTTATCGAAAAATACATTCAAAATGCCCGTCATATCGAAGTGCAAATATTTGGCGATGTTCATGGAAATATCGTTCATTTATTTGAAAGAGATTGTTCTATCCAAAGGAGGCACCAAAAAGTCATTGAAGAAACACCATCGCCTTTCTTGTCAAAACGTACAAGAAAACAATTGTTTGCAACTGCTTTGAAAGCCGCTGCAGCCGTTCATTACGTAAATGCCGGAACAATTGAGTTTATTGTCGATGAGGAAGAAAATTTCTATTTCCTTGAAATGAACACCCGTTTGCAAGTTGAGCATCCGATCACGGAACAGATTACTGGGCTGGACCTTGTTAAATGGCAATTACTGGTGGCCAGAGGTGAAAAGCTCCCTCTTATGCAAGATGTTATAAACCGAAGCGGCCATGCGATACAATTTCGCTTATACGCGGAGGATCCATATACGTTTATGCCGTCTCCGGGCAAAATTACGACTTTTAAATGGAAAGAGTTAGAGAGGGTTCGGATTGATAACGGTTATATAGAAGGGTCAACTGTAACACCTTTTTATGATCCGTTAATTGCAAAATGTATTTTTTATTCAAACACAAGAGAAGATGTCCTAAAAAAGGCGAAAGAATTTTTTCAAAATATAGAAATTGAGGGAATCAAAACAAACATACAGCTCTTTATGAATATTATTGATGACAGCGATTTTCAAAATGGCACGTATACGACGAAATTTTTAACAGAAAAGAAATTTGCAATTAAGTAG
- a CDS encoding biotin/lipoyl-containing protein — protein MKEITSTMAGTVLNILVNVGQEVSIGQEVIILESMKMEIPVESQIIGKVSEIKVNIGDFVNEGDVLIFLE, from the coding sequence ATGAAAGAAATCACTTCGACGATGGCCGGTACGGTATTAAATATTCTCGTAAATGTGGGGCAAGAAGTTTCTATAGGGCAAGAAGTTATCATACTCGAATCAATGAAAATGGAAATTCCTGTGGAAAGCCAAATAATTGGAAAAGTGAGCGAAATAAAAGTTAATATCGGAGATTTCGTGAATGAGGGAGACGTATTAATCTTCTTAGAGTAA
- a CDS encoding acyl-CoA carboxylase subunit beta, producing MATAKTISEALKEKQRAIESGGHPKYHEKLREQNKLFVRERLKLLFDDGKYEEDGKFANFKAGDLPADGVVTGIGKINGQTVCVMANDSTVKAGSWGARTVEKIIRIQETAEKLKVPILYLVDSAGARITDQLEMFPNRRGAGRIFYNQVKLSGMVPQICLLFGPSAAGGAYIPAFCDIVIMVDQNASMYLGSPRMAEKVIGEKVSLEEMGGARMHCTVSGCGDILVYSEEEAIESARKYLTYFPASFKEKPRLIEGVQPREGRALEEIIPQNQNAPFEMYECIDSLIDEGSFFEIKKLFAPELITGLARINGRVVGIIANQPKVKGGVLFVDSADKGAKFIQLCDAFHIPLLFLADVPGFMIGTKVERAGIIRHGAKLIAAMSSATVPKISVIVRKAYGAGLYAMAGPAFEPDCCIALPTAQIAVMGPEAAVNAVYSNKLNAIEDPKERMAFIQEKQQEYKEHIDIYKLASEMIVDEIVSPDELREVLIERFSYYETKEMVFSTRKHPVYPV from the coding sequence ATGGCAACTGCAAAAACAATCTCTGAAGCATTAAAAGAGAAGCAAAGAGCGATTGAATCCGGAGGCCATCCAAAGTACCATGAAAAATTAAGAGAACAAAATAAATTATTTGTTCGTGAACGTCTCAAGCTATTATTTGATGATGGAAAATATGAGGAAGATGGAAAATTCGCCAACTTTAAAGCCGGGGATTTGCCTGCAGACGGCGTTGTAACCGGAATCGGCAAAATCAACGGCCAGACTGTTTGTGTTATGGCAAATGATTCAACTGTAAAAGCCGGTTCATGGGGAGCAAGAACGGTTGAAAAAATTATTCGCATACAGGAAACTGCCGAAAAGTTAAAAGTACCAATTTTATATTTAGTAGACTCGGCCGGAGCAAGAATAACAGACCAGCTTGAGATGTTCCCGAACCGCCGCGGTGCAGGAAGAATCTTTTATAATCAAGTGAAGCTTTCCGGCATGGTGCCTCAAATCTGCCTCTTGTTCGGGCCTTCTGCTGCAGGCGGTGCCTACATTCCTGCGTTTTGTGATATTGTGATAATGGTTGATCAAAATGCATCTATGTATTTAGGTTCTCCGCGCATGGCTGAAAAAGTGATCGGCGAAAAGGTTTCACTTGAGGAAATGGGCGGTGCACGTATGCACTGTACGGTAAGCGGGTGCGGAGACATACTTGTTTATTCAGAAGAAGAAGCTATTGAGTCAGCAAGAAAATATTTAACCTATTTTCCTGCGAGCTTCAAAGAAAAACCACGGCTGATTGAAGGAGTTCAGCCGAGAGAAGGGCGTGCTTTAGAAGAGATCATACCTCAAAATCAAAATGCGCCTTTTGAAATGTATGAATGTATTGATTCTTTAATTGATGAAGGCAGTTTTTTTGAAATCAAAAAGCTGTTTGCGCCTGAACTAATTACCGGACTTGCAAGAATAAACGGGCGGGTCGTTGGAATTATTGCCAATCAGCCAAAAGTAAAAGGAGGGGTCCTGTTTGTCGATTCAGCTGATAAGGGAGCTAAGTTTATTCAGCTGTGCGACGCTTTTCATATTCCATTGTTATTTTTAGCGGATGTACCGGGTTTTATGATTGGAACAAAAGTAGAACGTGCCGGGATCATTCGCCACGGTGCAAAATTGATTGCAGCGATGAGCTCTGCAACCGTTCCAAAAATTTCAGTGATTGTCAGGAAGGCATACGGTGCCGGCCTTTACGCAATGGCAGGACCCGCATTTGAACCGGATTGCTGCATCGCGCTTCCGACGGCGCAAATTGCTGTAATGGGGCCTGAAGCTGCTGTTAATGCAGTTTATTCAAACAAATTAAATGCAATTGAAGATCCTAAGGAACGAATGGCTTTCATTCAGGAAAAACAGCAAGAGTATAAAGAGCATATCGATATTTATAAACTAGCTTCAGAGATGATTGTTGATGAAATTGTCTCCCCTGATGAATTAAGGGAAGTCCTTATCGAAAGATTTTCCTATTATGAGACAAAGGAAATGGTATTCAGCACACGAAAGCATCCTGTCTATCCGGTTTAA
- a CDS encoding 2-dehydropantoate 2-reductase — MKIGVIGGGSIGLLFAYYLNKCFDTTIYTRTDRQARMIGAKGLLFEKNRKKETVQIKAESFSNWNGEEDLTIVAVKQYHLEDVLGQIHERMNNKGSYLFLQNGMGHLKQINKFTADNIYIGSVENGAYRAGDRHVRHTGEGVNRVAVYFEKNSSLLHDFIKPLSSFFPFVMEENYYEMLIKKLVVNAVINPLTAILRVPNGELVSNPYYRENFRALFKEISGILHLDDEQVYYQHVLNVCQKTAKNRSSMLKDIEENRITEVDSILGYLLEEAKKQNRHAPLTQQYYTLIKGKEYREKGN, encoded by the coding sequence ATGAAAATAGGGGTTATTGGCGGCGGTTCAATTGGATTGCTTTTTGCTTATTACTTGAACAAATGTTTTGATACGACTATTTACACTCGAACAGATCGGCAAGCAAGGATGATAGGAGCGAAAGGCTTATTGTTTGAAAAAAACAGGAAAAAAGAAACTGTGCAAATCAAAGCGGAAAGCTTTTCAAATTGGAACGGCGAAGAAGACCTTACGATTGTAGCGGTTAAGCAATATCATCTCGAAGACGTGCTTGGTCAAATTCACGAGAGAATGAACAATAAGGGGTCTTATCTGTTTTTGCAAAATGGAATGGGCCATCTCAAACAAATTAATAAATTCACTGCAGATAATATTTATATCGGTTCTGTGGAGAATGGCGCCTACAGGGCCGGTGACCGTCATGTTCGCCATACCGGTGAAGGAGTTAATAGAGTTGCAGTCTATTTTGAAAAGAATAGCTCTCTTTTGCACGATTTTATTAAGCCGCTATCGAGCTTCTTTCCATTTGTGATGGAAGAAAATTATTACGAGATGTTGATAAAAAAACTGGTTGTCAATGCTGTGATTAACCCTCTGACGGCGATTCTTCGTGTACCTAATGGTGAATTGGTCTCCAATCCTTATTATCGTGAAAATTTTCGCGCTCTCTTTAAAGAAATAAGCGGCATTTTACATCTTGACGATGAACAAGTCTACTATCAACACGTTTTAAATGTATGCCAAAAAACGGCCAAAAATCGATCTTCCATGCTAAAAGATATTGAAGAAAATAGAATAACAGAAGTTGATTCTATTTTAGGATATTTGCTTGAAGAAGCAAAAAAACAAAACAGACATGCTCCATTAACACAACAATACTACACCCTCATAAAAGGAAAGGAGTATAGGGAGAAGGGGAATTAG
- a CDS encoding DUF3397 domain-containing protein: protein MSSLLSAVIATIVTIPLLGYLIVFIISKQLTGNHRRSVHKAIDVSTFLFIVSVHYLTIVIWEKSFLGIIFITILMTGIIFVFIHWKTKEEIIFLHLFRGVWRFNFLLFFSAYIVLVLYGLIQRVAYSLSFP from the coding sequence ATGTCATCTTTATTATCTGCTGTTATTGCCACAATTGTAACAATTCCATTGCTTGGGTATTTAATTGTCTTTATTATCAGCAAACAGCTGACAGGAAACCATCGCCGGTCTGTGCATAAAGCAATAGATGTAAGCACGTTCTTATTCATCGTTTCGGTGCATTACTTAACAATTGTTATTTGGGAGAAATCCTTTTTAGGAATTATTTTCATAACGATCTTAATGACAGGGATTATATTTGTTTTTATTCACTGGAAAACGAAAGAGGAAATCATTTTTCTGCATTTATTCAGAGGGGTTTGGAGGTTCAATTTTTTATTGTTTTTTTCTGCATACATAGTTCTTGTTCTTTATGGCCTGATTCAAAGAGTCGCCTATTCGCTGTCATTTCCGTAA
- the bshC gene encoding bacillithiol biosynthesis cysteine-adding enzyme BshC — protein MEILNLTIPSANRFATDYINQESYMNNFFHYKFNDPFDYTKRLKELQIRNFQREELANYIEAFMERYPSSDAVKRSVEKLRQKNSAVVIGGQQAGILTGPLYTIHKIISIVAFAREKERELGIPVVPVFWIAGEDHDFLEINHVYVSSNQKIEKWSFPERVIEKKMASDIPLNKEICLKWIESIIETYGETIYTNSLLEFLEQSLKHSKTFVDFFAYMIMALFKETGLLLVDSGDRKIRNLEKEIFVRQIKGCIDITQSVLNQQDEIKKQGLKPAIELTSQTANLFYYDPSLQERILLEYNSKEGKFLGKNGAVSFSEEELIHIALTNPEYLSNNVVTRPLTQEWLFPTLAFIGGPGEIAYWAELKTVFERFEIKMPPIVPRLNITLLERSIETDLNDLGIDIKEVLSTGVQRQKELFLADIKDETIESLFLQTKKQLIDQYELIEEHAKHHNKGLIPLLNKNRSFVLKQINFMQRKFEETERLKHEIILRKFDRIETSLKPNGLPQERIWNILYFLNRYGFHLLDELLNLPYQFDGTHKLIKI, from the coding sequence ATGGAGATTTTGAATCTCACAATTCCGTCTGCTAATCGATTTGCAACGGATTACATAAATCAAGAATCCTATATGAATAATTTTTTTCATTATAAATTTAATGATCCTTTTGACTATACTAAGCGATTAAAAGAGCTTCAAATACGAAATTTTCAGAGGGAGGAATTAGCGAATTATATTGAGGCTTTTATGGAACGATATCCTTCGTCCGACGCAGTAAAGCGTTCTGTAGAAAAGCTGAGGCAAAAAAACAGTGCAGTGGTGATAGGAGGACAGCAGGCCGGTATATTAACGGGGCCTCTTTATACCATTCATAAAATCATTTCCATTGTTGCTTTTGCCCGGGAAAAAGAACGGGAACTTGGCATTCCGGTCGTTCCTGTGTTTTGGATAGCCGGCGAGGATCACGATTTTTTGGAAATCAACCATGTTTACGTGTCATCGAACCAAAAAATCGAAAAATGGTCATTTCCCGAAAGGGTTATCGAAAAAAAGATGGCATCCGATATACCGCTTAATAAAGAGATTTGTTTAAAATGGATTGAAAGCATCATTGAAACATATGGTGAAACAATTTATACAAATTCACTGCTTGAATTTTTAGAACAATCTTTAAAGCATTCAAAGACATTTGTTGATTTTTTTGCTTATATGATTATGGCTCTTTTTAAAGAAACGGGTTTATTGCTTGTTGATTCAGGCGACAGGAAAATCCGCAATTTGGAAAAGGAGATTTTTGTCAGACAAATAAAAGGGTGCATTGATATTACCCAATCTGTTTTGAATCAACAGGACGAGATAAAAAAACAAGGATTAAAGCCGGCAATCGAACTAACTTCTCAAACGGCAAATTTGTTCTATTACGACCCTTCCTTGCAGGAGCGGATTTTACTCGAATACAACAGTAAAGAAGGCAAGTTTCTCGGGAAAAATGGGGCTGTTTCTTTTTCTGAAGAAGAATTAATACATATCGCATTAACGAATCCTGAATATTTGAGCAATAATGTTGTGACAAGGCCGTTGACACAAGAATGGCTTTTTCCAACTCTTGCATTTATCGGCGGTCCCGGTGAAATTGCCTATTGGGCTGAATTAAAAACCGTGTTCGAAAGATTCGAAATAAAGATGCCGCCAATTGTTCCACGTTTAAATATTACGTTATTAGAGCGGTCAATTGAAACAGATCTCAACGATTTAGGAATAGATATAAAAGAAGTATTAAGTACGGGGGTACAAAGACAAAAAGAATTATTCCTTGCCGATATTAAAGATGAAACGATTGAATCTCTGTTTTTGCAAACAAAAAAGCAGCTAATCGATCAATACGAACTGATTGAAGAACATGCAAAACATCATAATAAAGGCTTAATCCCGCTGCTAAACAAAAACCGGAGCTTTGTTTTAAAACAAATTAATTTTATGCAGAGAAAATTTGAAGAAACCGAAAGGCTTAAACACGAAATAATATTAAGAAAGTTTGACCGGATTGAAACTTCCCTAAAACCAAACGGACTTCCTCAAGAAAGGATCTGGAATATCTTATACTTTTTGAACCGATACGGTTTTCATTTATTGGATGAACTATTAAACTTGCCTTATCAATTTGATGGGACACATAAACTCATAAAAATTTAA
- the mraZ gene encoding division/cell wall cluster transcriptional repressor MraZ, which translates to MFMGEYHHNVDNKGRLIVPAKFREHLGEMFILTRGLDQCLFGYPLSEWKLIEEKLKGLPLTKKDARAFTRFFFSGATECELDKQGRINIPSPLIQYAKLEKECVILGVSNRIEIWSKPIWEEYFNDSEESFAEIAENMIGFDI; encoded by the coding sequence ATGTTCATGGGCGAGTACCATCATAACGTCGATAATAAGGGGCGTTTAATTGTTCCGGCAAAATTCCGTGAGCATCTCGGAGAAATGTTTATATTAACCCGCGGATTGGACCAATGTTTATTTGGATACCCCTTATCTGAATGGAAGCTGATAGAAGAGAAGTTAAAAGGGCTTCCACTTACCAAAAAAGACGCCCGTGCATTTACCAGATTTTTCTTTTCGGGTGCCACTGAATGCGAACTTGATAAACAAGGAAGGATCAATATTCCATCCCCGCTGATTCAATATGCAAAATTAGAAAAAGAATGTGTGATCTTAGGAGTTTCCAATCGAATTGAAATATGGAGCAAACCAATATGGGAAGAATATTTTAATGACTCGGAAGAATCTTTTGCCGAAATTGCAGAAAATATGATTGGATTCGATATATAA
- the rsmH gene encoding 16S rRNA (cytosine(1402)-N(4))-methyltransferase RsmH, producing the protein MFEHTTVLLEEAVGGLAIKPDGVYVDCTLGGAGHSELILKQLSGKGKLFAFDQDETAIAHAKVKLAPYGEKITIIKSNFLYIEEELSKFGIAKVDGVLYDLGVSSPQLDNPERGFSYHHDAPLDMRMDKDSDLSAFDIINHWPYEDLVRIFFQYGEEKFSKQIARKIEIARAKKAIETTGELVDIIKDAIPAPARRKGGHPAKRIFQAVRIAVNDELGVFEKSLQKSINLLKKGGRISVITFHSLEDRICKTVFKNASEAPNLPPGLPMIPDEFKPKMKLITRKPIVPSERELELNNRARSAKLRIAEKL; encoded by the coding sequence TTGTTTGAACATACAACCGTGCTCCTGGAGGAAGCTGTTGGGGGGCTTGCAATAAAACCGGACGGAGTATATGTCGATTGTACACTTGGCGGAGCCGGACACAGCGAGCTGATTTTGAAACAGCTGTCTGGAAAAGGAAAACTGTTTGCTTTCGACCAGGATGAAACAGCTATAGCACATGCAAAAGTCAAACTGGCTCCATATGGAGAGAAAATAACGATTATTAAAAGCAATTTCCTTTACATTGAAGAGGAATTGTCCAAATTCGGCATCGCAAAAGTCGATGGGGTTTTATACGATCTCGGTGTTTCCTCACCACAATTGGACAACCCTGAACGGGGATTTAGCTATCATCACGATGCCCCGCTTGATATGCGGATGGATAAAGATTCGGATCTTTCTGCATTTGATATTATTAATCACTGGCCATACGAGGATTTGGTAAGGATTTTCTTTCAATACGGCGAAGAAAAGTTTTCCAAGCAAATAGCAAGAAAAATAGAGATTGCAAGGGCCAAAAAGGCCATTGAAACTACTGGAGAACTAGTTGACATTATCAAGGATGCCATACCTGCTCCTGCTAGAAGAAAAGGCGGTCATCCTGCTAAAAGAATTTTCCAGGCCGTGCGAATAGCAGTAAATGATGAACTTGGTGTTTTCGAAAAATCTTTGCAAAAGTCGATAAACCTTTTAAAAAAGGGCGGCCGAATCAGTGTTATTACATTCCATTCACTTGAGGACCGAATATGTAAAACGGTATTTAAAAATGCAAGTGAGGCCCCGAATTTGCCTCCGGGTTTGCCGATGATTCCGGATGAATTCAAACCAAAAATGAAGTTAATTACGCGCAAACCAATTGTGCCAAGTGAACGGGAATTAGAGCTAAACAACCGGGCAAGATCGGCAAAATTACGGATCGCGGAAAAATTATAA
- the ftsL gene encoding cell division protein FtsL, with product MGNLARKLHQEQQQRKSQSPNKAKVKVKKSRISPGEIIIGTVFTAFVCFGAVQIVSNQAAIYEINKDIQIAEKNIQEQKKLNNDLEMQVSELSTYERIWEKAKELGLQLNENNVKVVQD from the coding sequence ATGGGCAATTTAGCAAGAAAGTTGCATCAGGAACAACAGCAGCGCAAAAGCCAATCACCTAACAAAGCGAAAGTGAAAGTGAAAAAATCGCGGATTTCGCCCGGAGAGATTATTATAGGAACCGTTTTTACAGCATTCGTCTGTTTCGGAGCAGTGCAAATCGTTTCCAATCAAGCGGCTATCTATGAAATAAATAAAGACATACAAATTGCCGAAAAAAATATTCAAGAACAAAAGAAATTGAACAACGACTTAGAGATGCAAGTGAGCGAGTTAAGTACTTACGAGCGGATTTGGGAAAAGGCGAAAGAACTCGGCTTACAATTGAATGAAAATAATGTTAAGGTAGTGCAAGACTGA
- a CDS encoding penicillin-binding protein, whose product MEKKQPNMNLGAAVLFIIFSLLFFVLLIRFVSIQVTGEVAGQNLAAKAHQKYMKKSMIEAKRGTIYDRRGEVVAEDTISYTLVAILDKSMKPHYVSNPEMTARKLAKYIDLSKDEIYERLTVKGQFQVEFGKAGRDLSHQTKKKIEALKLPGITFRREMKRFYPNGVFASHLVGFVETKENENGEAKSAGVLGIEKTLNSELTGKDGAVQFESDYWGYLLPDEKEKIKPAENGDDVYLTIDKKIQTFLEDAMNKVENEYNPAKIIAVVADPKTGEILAMGQRPTFHPKTREGLDKSWYNEVIENAFEPGSTMKIFTLAAAIEENVFNPNDWFESGSYRVTKNSPVIRDHNGSGWGPITYLEGIQRSSNVAVAKIVNEKLGFERFREYLTKFGFEKPTGIELPNEVTGKIKYEWPIEKITTAYGQGTTVTPIQLIQAATAVANDGRMLKPHVIDKIVDSQTGEVIRETKPEVAGTPISKETAKKVRDILGTVVTSPKGTGYNRYNIEGYEVAGKTGTANIPGPNGRYLNGNNDYLFSFLGMAPKDDPELIMYVAVQQPEVESYFDGSKPVSKIFNTVMKSSLQYLNIKPSKQEKAVANLVPDVTGSSVEKATETLQSKGFDIVLTGKGKTIEAQLPSGNSTMLEGEKIILKTEGDVTVPDMTGWSRRDVMKFAKISGLHLNLTGSGYVTKQKPNPGVSLKKGEYLIASLETPEKQLNHMIEQQNDDEQGAEEVRD is encoded by the coding sequence ATGGAAAAGAAACAACCAAATATGAATCTCGGAGCAGCGGTATTATTTATAATATTCAGCCTGCTCTTTTTTGTCTTGCTGATCAGGTTTGTTTCAATCCAAGTCACCGGTGAAGTTGCAGGACAAAATCTTGCGGCAAAGGCCCACCAGAAGTACATGAAGAAAAGTATGATTGAAGCCAAGAGAGGAACGATTTATGACCGAAGAGGGGAAGTTGTAGCCGAGGATACGATTTCATATACCCTCGTTGCTATTCTTGATAAGTCTATGAAGCCTCATTACGTGTCGAATCCGGAAATGACAGCCCGGAAATTAGCAAAATACATAGACTTAAGCAAGGATGAAATATATGAAAGATTGACTGTAAAGGGCCAATTCCAGGTTGAGTTTGGAAAAGCCGGCCGTGATCTGTCTCATCAAACAAAAAAGAAAATCGAAGCATTAAAACTGCCGGGAATTACTTTCAGAAGAGAAATGAAGCGTTTTTACCCTAACGGCGTCTTTGCTTCGCATCTTGTTGGCTTTGTGGAAACAAAAGAAAATGAGAACGGAGAAGCAAAATCGGCAGGGGTGTTAGGGATTGAAAAAACATTGAATTCGGAGCTTACAGGAAAAGACGGAGCGGTTCAGTTTGAAAGCGATTATTGGGGCTATTTGCTACCTGATGAGAAGGAAAAGATAAAACCAGCTGAAAACGGCGATGACGTCTATTTAACAATTGATAAAAAGATCCAAACTTTTCTCGAAGATGCCATGAACAAAGTTGAGAATGAATACAATCCTGCAAAAATTATTGCAGTAGTTGCCGACCCGAAAACAGGGGAAATTTTGGCCATGGGACAACGCCCGACATTTCATCCGAAAACACGCGAGGGTCTTGATAAAAGCTGGTACAATGAAGTCATTGAAAATGCATTTGAACCAGGTTCGACAATGAAAATTTTTACGCTGGCCGCAGCAATCGAAGAAAATGTATTTAATCCAAATGATTGGTTTGAGTCAGGAAGTTACCGAGTAACAAAAAACTCGCCCGTCATTCGTGACCATAACGGCAGCGGATGGGGACCCATCACGTATTTGGAGGGAATACAGCGTTCATCGAACGTTGCCGTGGCTAAAATTGTTAACGAAAAATTAGGTTTTGAAAGATTTCGAGAATACTTGACCAAATTCGGCTTTGAAAAACCGACAGGAATTGAATTGCCAAATGAAGTTACCGGAAAAATTAAGTACGAGTGGCCGATCGAAAAAATTACAACTGCCTATGGTCAAGGTACGACAGTCACGCCGATCCAGCTGATTCAGGCAGCCACTGCCGTTGCCAACGATGGAAGGATGTTGAAGCCCCATGTGATTGATAAAATCGTCGATTCACAAACGGGTGAAGTGATAAGAGAAACAAAGCCGGAAGTTGCCGGCACCCCTATTTCAAAAGAGACAGCGAAAAAAGTAAGAGATATTCTTGGAACGGTCGTGACTTCACCAAAAGGAACCGGCTATAACCGCTACAATATTGAAGGCTATGAGGTTGCCGGAAAAACCGGAACCGCGAATATACCGGGTCCGAACGGGAGGTACCTGAATGGGAATAATGATTATCTTTTTTCCTTTTTGGGCATGGCACCGAAGGATGATCCGGAACTCATCATGTATGTAGCGGTTCAGCAGCCGGAAGTCGAAAGCTATTTTGACGGGTCGAAACCTGTTTCGAAAATTTTTAACACAGTAATGAAAAGCAGTTTGCAATACTTAAATATTAAGCCTTCGAAGCAAGAAAAAGCAGTTGCTAACCTTGTTCCTGATGTAACAGGTTCATCTGTAGAAAAAGCAACGGAAACCTTGCAATCAAAAGGATTTGATATCGTTTTAACAGGGAAAGGGAAAACGATAGAGGCTCAATTACCGTCAGGAAACTCAACGATGCTTGAAGGTGAAAAAATTATTCTTAAGACAGAAGGAGATGTCACCGTTCCGGATATGACCGGCTGGTCGAGAAGAGATGTTATGAAATTTGCAAAAATAAGCGGACTCCATTTGAACTTGACCGGCAGCGGTTATGTCACCAAACAAAAACCGAATCCTGGAGTCTCTTTAAAAAAAGGAGAATACTTAATCGCGAGTTTAGAAACCCCGGAAAAGCAATTGAATCATATGATTGAACAGCAAAATGATGATGAACAGGGTGCTGAAGAAGTGCGAGATTGA